The following is a genomic window from Dryobates pubescens isolate bDryPub1 chromosome 29, bDryPub1.pri, whole genome shotgun sequence.
AGCGCGGCCGCCGGCGGAGGTAACCGGGGGGCGAGCGGCAGGGGGGACTCGGGGGTCGCGGCAGGaccaggcactgcccagccccgggggctgcTCCGCTGCCGGTGCCCGCAGCTGCCGGGGCACCAGGGAAGCTGCCGGGGCCGGGCCTGGCCTCCCCCGGCTGGCGGAGCCGCGGCCTGCGGAGCTGCCGGGAAGGGCCAACAGCACAGCGGTGTCCGGCCCCGGGAAGCGGCGGGGTTAGGCCTTGGACCAGAAGCAGCCCCTCGTACCCCCACCGGCAGGGCTGCTGgactcctcccagcccttggaggtgattccccccgccccccggcaGTGCAGGCCTCCTAGGgagcactcccagcccctgcccccccattCCCTACCgccccccaggctgccaacAGCCCCACGGGTGGGGAATGGTCCCCGCAGAGGGGCGACACCCCCACGCCCTCCCCCCAAAAGCGAGCAGCTGCCCCCTGTGCTccggggagctgctgccctccaggggctcgcagggcagggggcagctgcccGCACTGGGCTCTGGGCTTGGGTCACCTCGCTGGGCGTTTTAGCAGTGGCCTGTGACACCCTGGAAAACGGCACCAGGGGGTCACCAGGaaggggtgaggctgctgggagcacagattGGGGTCCCAAGGTATGGcatcaggcagcagtgctgctaaaagggggggggcaggaggctgagcgTGGGGGcacctgcccccccagctgccccaggagggtgCCCGCAGGGTGGGGGTGGCTCTTACCTGGGGCTCCCCGGGGCTGTGGTcggcctggctgcccctggtGGGGCTGAGGGGGTGGTTTGGGGCTGACTCCCAGCTCTTCATCCCTCAGCTCCCGGCGCAGAGCAGCTCCCGGCCTCAAGCCAAGCTGGATTTCCCCTGGTGAGCTGAGGTGAGCTGCTGtggccccagcactgtccccaacactgtccccaggctctgcagggccccccagggccacccaacctgcctgagctgccctggcgAAGGTTTTGTGCCTGAAGGGACATTTCCAGCAGGCTCAGGCCCTGGCTTccagttctctctctctgtgtagggATGGTTGAAGTCCTCACATTTACCCTGTGGCCACCTCAGATCCAGTTTCTAATCCCCAGTGCAGTTAATCAGCTCCACAGCAGTTTGAATTATGggatgcctggggagggggaggctacAGCTGGCATTGCTGACTGCACCCTGACTTTGTTAGGTTGCAAACCCCTAGCCTGGGGTCACAGCTCGGATTTACACTCCTCAGGTAGCTGCTCAGGGTCACTTTTTAGCAAGGCAGAGTGTAATTGGGGGTGACTGATGgggctgtcaccacagatcacagcatggtagggcttggaagggacctctggagctaaGTCAAATGCCCCTGCCAagccaggggcacccagaggaggtcacacaggaacacatccaggcaagtttggaatggctccagagatggagattccagcacctctctgggcagcctgctccagggctccctcacccTTCAAGTACAGAagctcctcctcctgttcagatgaacCTCTGatgtgccagtttgtgcccatggccccttgtgctggcactgggcaccactgaaagcagactgctgccaccctgctgccacccacccttgaagtgtTGCTCAGATCCCCCCCAGGCAGATCTTTCCCAGGCTAAtcagccccaaccctctcagccttttcctatcagagatgttccagcaagtccctgaagctggcagcccagaactgggcacactgctccagctgtggcctctgcagggcagagcaagaTGGCATTGGTAGAACatgagggcaggcagagcaggagaacagaataggttggaaaagacctttgagatcaccgagtccaagctctcccccagcaccatctgaccgactgaaccatggcacccagtgcctcctccaggctctgcctacacacctccagggatggggactccagcacctccctgggcagcacatcccagtggggGAGGCAGCCTTAAagagctgggtgcagagctgagcaaggctgcagagctgggctggtgcagaggcccaggctggctgagccagccctgcccagcctggggcttggTGCTCCCCAGGAGGCACCAGGAGTTAGATCTTGCTCTCAGCTGAAGGGGTGCGAaggggccctgggcagggggaaggggcgagcagcagagctttgggtactcacagagctggctgtgcctgggtctgggggggctgtgccgtggctctgctggccctgagcctgctctgtcCCCCCCCGGAGGAGCGGCGAGTGCCAGGCGGGCCCCCGGGGCAGCATgaccagcgaggtggtggagaacGAGCTGGAGTTCTACTCCAAGGCGGAGAAGTACTGGAAGGATGTGCCGGCCACGGTGGATGGGATGCTGGGGGGCTACGGCCACATCTCCAGCATCGacatcagcagctccaggaagtTCCTGCAGCGCTTCCTGCGGGTAGGTGCCccaggccgggggggggggcgctCCGGAGCCCTGCCCCCCGCAGGCAGCTGGCCTCTGCCGGCCCGGGGGGGGCGCTGTCTGCGTGCACTGGGGGAGCCTtgccctgcagtggtgccagccccccccccgtGGGCGCCCCgcagcggtgcccagcccccCGTGGGCGCCCCGCAGCGGTGCCAGCCCCCCCGTGGGCGCCCCGCAGCGGTGCCAGCCCCCCCGTGGGCGCCCCGCAGCGGTGCCAGCCCCCCGTGGGCGCCCCAcagcggtgcccagccccacccccGTGGGCACCCCGCAGCGGTGCCAGCCCCCCCGTGGGCGCCCCGCAGCggtgccagcccccctgcctcTCCTTGCAGGAGGGCCCCAACCGGACGGGCACCAGCTGCGCCCTGGACTGCGGGGCCGGCATCGGCCGCATCaccaagaggctgctgctgccgctctTCCAGACTGTGGACATGGTGGACGTGACAGAGGACTTCCTGACCAAGGCCAGGAGCTACCTGGgcgaggagggcaggagggttcGCAACTACTTCTGCTGCGGCCTGCAGGACTTCATCCCTGAGCCCAACGCCTACGACGTCATCTGGATCCAGTGGGTCATCGGTGAGGGTCGCTGGGGgtcctgccagcctggcctctgGCTGCCCCCCACGCTGGGGAGAGCGGCTTGAGGGCTGCCCCCCGGGGCTGCAgaggccagggcagaggggaggggtggAGAGAGCACATGGACACAAGTTAGACACCCCCCAAGCTCAAGCTGGCACCTGCAGGAGCCTCGAGTGAGAGCCACTCTGTTGCTGGGGGGCTCCTGCAGACCCTCTCCactgagccacctccagccctccccaccaGCAGGGCCCTTGGTGAGGGCAGCGAGGGGACAGGGGCTCTGAGGCCTCGAGCAGGGGACAGTGCCACCTGCAGTGCCCTCCCTGGGTTTCTGTGGCTGGTGCCAAGGCCGagagcctgcagctggaaatgggaggagcagctgggttgGTGtccctcagctcagagcccagcaaagagccagggctggggctgtaaGTCCCGCCCCAGAGGACCCCTTTTGGAGCCCCactctgctggggacagagccaACCTCGGGGCCACGCTTTgtgccctcccccccagccccctaaGCGCCGCTCTGCCCCCGCAGGACACCTGACTGACAACCACCTCTCCGAGTTCCTGCGGCGCTGCCGCGCCGGGCTGCGGCCCAACGGCATCGTGGTGATCAAGGACAACATGGCCCAGGAGGGAGTGATCATGGACGATGTGGACAGCAGCGTGTGCCGGGAGCTGGCCGTGGTGCGCAGGCTGATCCGCAGCGCCGGCCTGCGCCTGCTGGCCGAGGAGCGCCAGGAGAACTTCCCCGACGAGATCTACCACGTCTACACCTTCGCCATGAGATGAGCCCGGCCGGGGGAGGGGCGAGGACGGAGCCTGCCCCGCGGGGAGGGTCCTGaccctgccccccgcccctctctctccagggctttgtcttccgagctgctgctggttgtggTTTGCCAAATACATTCTCCTGCTGTTGCAGCTTCTGCACCTGGCCTTTGTGGGACAGGGCCCTGGCTCGGTGCCACCCTGCAggggctccctgccagccagagcagagttCTGTGGGCACCAGCTGGTTGCTGACCATGGCTGCACAGGGCTCCTGCAGGAGCTTGGGGCTCCTCTGAGGGGCTCCTGTTACAAGAGCAGGAGCTAAGAGCACCTCTGAGGGTCTTGGGCTCCCTTCCTTGCTTGGGTGCTtgaccccttcctgcccctgagctcactgctgctcactgcaacaccctgggcagggcaagGTGGAGAAACCTCAgcccccctccctgtgctggggaaacACCACCAGGGTCTGAGGCTTTGTGGGGACCTCTCCTTTAAAGCCATGAGCAAGTGCCCCCcatgtgcagcagcagaggaggtggctgtCACCTGGGTCCTCCACATcctcctccagggacggggagagcttgggaggagctgctgtgctctgggtgtTACTTGGGAGCCACTGAGCTGCCTCTGacccccacctcctccttggTCACCTCCACAGTGAATCCAGCCTTGGCCACAGACTTGTGCCAACCTAACTccagcactggcaccactgCTTGCCAGAGCCCACACAGaccccagccacagcctgtgccTCCACCCAGGCTcacacacagccccctgctccaccccagctctcccccagGAGAAAGCAGCTCCTTTTGTTGCAAAAGGCCTCATTTAATTGCTCACTGCCCACTGCAGACCCCAGGGGAGTTCTGATCACATTATGGAACAGCTCCAGTTCCAGGGGAGGGGAGATGCTGCCAGGAGGGCAGTGGGGGGGAGACAACCCATCCCAGACCCACCTGCTATGAACTGTACCTGCTCAGAAGAGAGTTTTCCTCCTGCCATCCTCTCTTGCATCTGTCCCCCCTgagaaaccaaccccaaagcagcacaaactgggggctcagctctgtggcCAGTCTTTGGCACGTCACgaggaggcaggagccagaAGCTGTGGGACATGGAGACCCCCAGGTGCAACCCCCAGGATTTGGAGCTTCCAGTAGCAGCTTGGGAAGAGAAGTCTGAGTGGTGCTGCAGTTCCTTGTGGCTGGACAGGAGGCACTGGAGACCAAGGTCCTGGGAGCAGTcagtgaggagggagggaggcccAAGGCactcagcagccccctgccccttcctccaTGCACAGGGAATGACCACGAAGCCAAGAAACTTCCACTTGTGTGTCCTGGAGTCCAGCACCTGAGATGTCCTTTGTGGagggtgctgtgtgccaggaggatgggatgctgccagcagagctcagagggtgctgagcagccacccaccatggccagccctgcccctcagccctgccctgctgctgcctgggcgaGCAAGGAAGGCATCCACGTGGAGATGCTggacctgcctgcagcaccagagAGGAAGCCAGGACAGGGATGCCAGCAGCCTCTTGGCACAGGAACAtctcccagcaccccaaggcATCTCCTGACTCCATCACTTGCCTaaggcactgcagcacctgCCCTGGACCTGGCAGGGCTAGTGCtgcccatccagtccaaccaccccaacacagccccccagctcctgtccaCCAGACACTGACCAGCACCCTGctccctggtgcccagggactCCACACCCCTGGgcggccacagggctctgcccaccctCCCAGAGAGTGCCACAGAGCCACCAACCCCCAGGTGTGTACCCAGAaagcaggcccccagcagcagcagcaggcagggacagcctgggcagcactggcCAGGTGTGGGCACAGGGGCGGCGCGGGGGCAGTCCACCCCCTGCGGGGcacagaggtggtggctgcAGGCACCCCCACGGCCGTCaggtgggcagagggagaggcagcagtCGGGCTCAGAGGTCCTCgtggccagcagcagtgtggtcGATCAGGAGGTACCACTTGAGCCTGTCTGGGAGAGGCAGAGCCTTGATCTTGGCGTCCACCGGCCAGGGCTGCAGGCGCTGCCGGATGAAGACCCTGCAGAGATGCTTCAGCGCCTGCGGGGAGCGCTCCAGCTGCTTCAGCCAGCAGAAGAGAGTCCTGACCTTCTCCCCGTggtacctgcagctgctggtgttGACCTCGAAGTTGGTGGGCAGCTGGATGGCCTGGGAGCTGGCCAtcatcagctccagcagggtcTGGCCCTTCTGCAGCAGGTCTGCCGAGAAGCCGTCGTCCTCGGGGCCGCTGAGGTGCGAGCAGAGGCACTCGAAGACGATGTGGAAGCCTGACCAGCAGGAGGGGCCATGCAGGGAGCAGTTGTAGGCAGCCCCCGACTCCAGCAGGAAGCGCAGCAGCGGGAAGTGGCGCCGGAAGCTCTTGAAGCAGAGGTGGGTGAGGGACTCGGGGGCCGGGCACTCGCTGGGGTCGGCGCcgtgggccagcagcagctgcgcCACGCGGAAGCAGAAGCGGCTGATCAGCTGCGCCTCCTCCGCGCTGCTGCAGACCATCTCCCCCAGCAGGAAGATGACGTAGGTGAAGACGGTGTCACCCTCCTTGGTGGTGGCCCTGACGTCTGCACCTGCGGGGGGGACGCAGGCCGCCGCTGGCACCCCGCAGCCGGCACGGCCGGGCGCTGCTCTTGCCCCAgcaggaaggggggagggggccggTGCCTGGGGCTGCGCCTGGAGGGAgcagctctccctctccctctccctcaccTCCGTCCAGCAGCAGCCGAATGCTCTCAGTGTTGTGGATCTGGACCCCATCGCTGCTGGCCAGGGCGTGCAGCAGGGCAGTCTTGCCTGCaaggcagcaccagggcagtCAGGGGGGAACACAAGGCACCCTGGCAACCAAGCACAGGCAGAGAcaacccttctcctcctggcaggcTTCTGCTGCCCCTGTGATGGTGGCACGGCTGTGGGGGCAGGGTCACGTGTGCCGGGGTGGTGGTGGCCACAGAGGGCACGTgtgccacagcagagctttaGGGAGTGTGGGCACcacccatgcagagctgctttcagccccctcctgccccaacagccagagcaggagaaaaCAGGACAGGGAGGGCCTGCAGCCTCACCCATACtacaccccctgcacccccagcctgcagccccccccagcctgcaggcccCCACCGTTTTTGTCAGCTGCATTGAcatcagctcccagctgcagcagcctctggaggCAGGGCAGTCGCTCAGGCTCCTCGCTGGCCAGATCCAGGGGGCTGCTCTCATGGATCTGCAGAACaacaggaggggaaaaccccacagcaccacTAAGTGCTAAAGACACCCCACGAGCCCCCAGAATGGAAGTGAACTTCCCCACAGGCAGAGGTTtgtctgccccagccccctgccacccaCCGGAGCCAAAGGCAGCCCCACGGCACTGGAGCCCTGCAGACACAGGAGGTGACCGAGGGGCCCCAGGCGAGCacagggggtggggagcagggggggctgTGCCCACACACGGGCCCCTTCCAGCTGCGGCTCaggggcgcggcggggccgggcggccgGGGGGCGggcggccggggccggggggcgggcggccggggccgggccgggggcggggccgTACCCGGTCTCTGCGGTTGATGTCGGCGCCgtgctgcaccagcagctccaccatGTCCGGCTGGTTGCGCAGCACCGCGATGTGCAGGGAGGTGTAGTAGGTGACCGGATCTGAGGACAAAGCCCCCGGGCAGAaagagctcagggcagggctggcacaggcaccccagctcctgctttggcagcagctcCATCGCTGGCAAagcctccccccccaaaagctGCAAATTGGCCCCCAAGCCTCTGGGTACCCCCAGAGTATCCTCATGGCTGGGCCTGGGCCAGGCACACCCCCACtgtcccagcagggctctggtctgcacctctctctctgccccagcgggcaccacctcccagggcagcttctCACCAGCTGGCTCCCCCTAGCCAGGCCCCATCCCCTTGCCCCCAGCCCTACCTTCAAAGCTGAGGTCGGCTCCAAACTCCAGGAGGATTTCTGCAGCAGGGACGAGCCCCAGCTCGGTGACCTTCAGCAGGGTGTAGCTCACACCCTCCTGGTAGAAGGGGGAGTGGGTCTCCCTCTCCAGGACTCGTCTGACAGCCGAGAGCTGGCTCCTGTCACTGCCcagacaggcagggctggaggggcacaAAAACCACCAGTCAGTCACCCAGCTCATGGCACACATCCCAGGGGGGTgccaggctcagagcagcagcaggggggaagaaaagtcaCTGGTGTCCTCTGCTGTGTTGCAACCACCAGgtgtgacctgctggctgtggggtcacacaacagcagcagagcacagctgagccTCTGGTTCAGCTGTTCCTGGGGAGCACACAGCCcatgcctgctctgctccatcctctccttccccaaggccagcagccagaggagaggctgtgggaccAGCAGGGGGCTtgctcccagccagggctgtgtctgaaggggctgtgggggaggatgagaggcaatggagagattgaggctggacagTGGAAGTTCTTCAAAtcgtgggtggtgagacactggcacaggctgcccagggaggcttttgaggccccatccctggagatatgcaaggtcagacttgctgtgtccctgggcagcctgatccagttggagatgtccctgctgcctgcaggggggttggacacggtgaccttcgagggtcccttccagcctgaagcaGTCTGTGACCCGGATCACATCACTGAGCTCCAGCCACCACACCCCCACCCGCGAGTGGCCtctcagccccagagctctgccccagccctacctgcccaggctgctctgctgctccgtGTCCTGcatgggcagcagccccaggatcTCGTCCACCAGGGGCTGGTACTCGAAGATGATCCTGCGGAAGCCGTGCAGGAAGGGCATGGTGCTCTGCTCCGCACAGCCGCCCGGGGGCCCGCAGCATGGCACTGCCCTCCTCCCGCTGGCAGCCTCCGGCGGGCAGCCCCTGCCGCTGCCTGCGCTCCCGCGGggctttcccctccttttaaAGCAAAAAAGCCTTTTCAGCAGCTCTTCATTTACggagccccacagcccccctcctGCATTTCTAAACGCCGCTGCCGCCCACTCCTCCTCCCACCGCCGGCGGAGCTGCGCCAGGATTATCTCCGGCGGGCAGAGCCGCGGCCGCCGTTATCGGGGCGCAGGCACCACCGGAGCCCGGCCCGGGGCCCACCCTGCCCGCAGCGGCGCCGCCACAagccccccaggctgcagctccacggggcgggccggggggctgcggggtGCCTGCGGccggcagccccctgccctgggcggGGAGCGCAGGGTCGGAGCGGTGCTGCCCCTAACCTCCTGCGACCGCAACCAGCCcggggcacagcaaccccccggCGGCACCCCCGGGACGGGGCCGAGGCCGCTAGACCCCGCCGCGCCCCACGGGGCAAAGCGCAGAGCTCCCAGCACCGCCTGGGGCACAACGGCAGAGACCCCCGGGGCCCCCCGGGGCGTTCCCGGGACCCCTGCCCGCGGGGGGCGGCACCGGCGGCGCCCGCAGAGCCCCGAGCCGCGCGGGGGCAGAACCGCAGACCCCAACCAACCTTCCTGCCCTCACAGAGCTCCCGCCGGGACCCGAGCCCCGCCGCAGGCCGCCGCTCACCTGCCGCCGCCGGAACCGGAAGTAGCCGGCGGTACCGGGAGGGGCGGGGCTTCCCGGGGCGGGGCAGCACGCGGCCGGCAGGGGGCAGCACGCGGCCGGGAGCGGCGCGGCCGGggggaggagcctgagggggcGGACCGGGAACCCCCGGGACACCCCCTCCGGGACACCCCCCCCGGGACACCCCGTCCGGGACACCCCCCGGTACCCGGCCTGGCTGCGTCCTTGGGTGCAGCCTCTCCCGGCTCAGCCTCTCCCGGCTCAGCCCCCGGTACACGCTCCCGGTACACGCTCCCGCTGCCCCGCTGGGTGCAGGCCCCCCGGCACACGGCCCCGGTGCAACCGCTCCGGTGAAACGCCCGGAGCGCCACCCTCACCCGGACAGCACCCTCCTGTGTAACCCCCATAATAACCCCCCCGGGGCACCCCTCCCGTGCCACCTACCGGGGTACATCTCGGTGCAACCCCTCCGGTGCACGCCCCTGCTGTAACCCCCGCTCAAACCACCGGTGCACCCCCTCGGTGCCACCACCCGGTGCCCGCCCCCGTGCCCGCCCCCGCACACGCCCCGTGCACGCCCCCGCACTACCCTCAGAGAACGGGCAGAGCCTTGCGCGCTCCCGCGGTGCTCGCACCGCCCCTGCAACCGTGGGTGTGGTTCTGGGTGTGGCTGCGTGGGTGTGGCTCCGTGACGTCAcgcagcccagctccccatgcCCCGGAGCACCCAGTCCCGGGGCTGCTCTAAACCAGCACAGCCCGGCCAGGGGTCGCCACatggggtgggctgggctgggcagtcACGACCCTCACCCCCGCCCTGGTTACCTCCTCGCCGCTGGGCAAACCCTGGACCCTCCCGCTCAGGGTAAAGCCCAAAGCCTCCGTGTAAAGCCCTGgaccctctgcagctggggcgGCAGCACCGGGCACGGTCACCGTCGCCAGCTGTGTGGCACCGCTGGGGACTGCGCAGGGTCCAACCCTCCACCAGGCGCCGTTCCTGGGGGGAATCCTCCCTGCACTCCCCACTGCTGGCTGCgagaggaaggctgctgagcGTGGGACACCTCACTGACACCGCCGGGACCAACCGTGCTGGCCCCGGCGAGGAGAGAAGACGTCGGGGGTGTTCCAAagggccccagcagcctggctgtgtctctccccaccctccccggGGGTtaaaggaggctctgggggtgcAGTGTGGGGCCAGACCAGCTCAAAACTTGCCCAAGAGGGGAGACCCAAGGGCTGAAACCCTCCCTGGCCATCAGTACAGAGAGCCTGGGGTGGGACAGAGCACAGGGAGCCCTTCCTGGAGCGTTCTGCCGAGGTCGTGCCACAAGCCACAGCCTCTGGGGAGCTGACTTCCCATCCCcgcgatttttttttttgggggggggggagggtgggtgaaaaaaaaaaccaaacccaccccgAGCCGTTTGCAAAGAGGGCCGTggtgagcccaggctgcctgagtGCCCGCTGGAGCCCCAGCTGGGCCCTGCCCCCCGTGCTCCCCCGGCCCTGGCGGGGCGGGTGGGAAGAATGCAGGCTGGCGATCCATCAGGGAGCCGGAGCGCGGCCAGCCAGCGGAGAGGGGCAGTTTAGGAGGAAAGCCAGGGAAATTTGATCATTAAGAAATCCTCCTGGCTGTCTGGGGGAATTTAATTAAATTGCTGGAAAGGGCTGTGAGCACATCTGGATCCAATATGTgcagctttgattttttttctttctttctttcttttcttttcttggttttttttgtttttttctttagttcACTCTTTTCCCATCTCGCTCTTGAaggcaggggggggaggaataaaAGGGAAatagcagagccacagagtatTGGTTCATCTGGGACCGGGATTCCtggcagggaaagaaagagagggagagaaagcaagcacaagaaagaggcagaagcagagggaaTAAGAGAGCTGGGAGAAAAACCTTCACCAAGGGCCTGGCTGCGGTGGGTTTAGTGCCAGCGACCACAAagacagggagctggaggggctggggggagctggggggcctggggggagctggaggagctggggggagctggaggagctggagggagctgggagagctggagggagctgggagagctggagggagctgggagagctggagggtctggggggagctgggagagctggggggagctgggagagctgtggggagctgggagatctggggggtctggggggagctgggagagctggggggtctggggggaggtgggacagctggaggggagaggaatcacagagtgaCAAAACCGTTTTGGTTGTCAGATCTCggagtccagctgttaacccagcactgccaaggagCCAGCGCAGGGCACTTGGCACTTTCAGGGCCTGGCAGggatagagaggaaaagaggaatttTTCAGTGGATGAAGGGAGggaccagcagggctgggcatgggGGGGCTCCTCCAGCAAGAgccccccacagccaccaccccgcgggcagtgctgctctgaccctgcccagcctgatgctcctgggg
Proteins encoded in this region:
- the NTMT1 gene encoding N-terminal Xaa-Pro-Lys N-methyltransferase 1 isoform X2, whose product is MTSEVVENELEFYSKAEKYWKDVPATVDGMLGGYGHISSIDISSSRKFLQRFLRTVDMVDVTEDFLTKARSYLGEEGRRVRNYFCCGLQDFIPEPNAYDVIWIQWVIGHLTDNHLSEFLRRCRAGLRPNGIVVIKDNMAQEGVIMDDVDSSVCRELAVVRRLIRSAGLRLLAEERQENFPDEIYHVYTFAMR
- the NTMT1 gene encoding N-terminal Xaa-Pro-Lys N-methyltransferase 1 isoform X1, with translation MTSEVVENELEFYSKAEKYWKDVPATVDGMLGGYGHISSIDISSSRKFLQRFLREGPNRTGTSCALDCGAGIGRITKRLLLPLFQTVDMVDVTEDFLTKARSYLGEEGRRVRNYFCCGLQDFIPEPNAYDVIWIQWVIGHLTDNHLSEFLRRCRAGLRPNGIVVIKDNMAQEGVIMDDVDSSVCRELAVVRRLIRSAGLRLLAEERQENFPDEIYHVYTFAMR
- the ASB6 gene encoding ankyrin repeat and SOCS box protein 6, whose translation is MPFLHGFRRIIFEYQPLVDEILGLLPMQDTEQQSSLGSPACLGSDRSQLSAVRRVLERETHSPFYQEGVSYTLLKVTELGLVPAAEILLEFGADLSFEDPVTYYTSLHIAVLRNQPDMVELLVQHGADINRRDRIHESSPLDLASEEPERLPCLQRLLQLGADVNAADKNGKTALLHALASSDGVQIHNTESIRLLLDGGADVRATTKEGDTVFTYVIFLLGEMVCSSAEEAQLISRFCFRVAQLLLAHGADPSECPAPESLTHLCFKSFRRHFPLLRFLLESGAAYNCSLHGPSCWSGFHIVFECLCSHLSGPEDDGFSADLLQKGQTLLELMMASSQAIQLPTNFEVNTSSCRYHGEKVRTLFCWLKQLERSPQALKHLCRVFIRQRLQPWPVDAKIKALPLPDRLKWYLLIDHTAAGHEDL
- the LOC128898634 gene encoding basic salivary proline-rich protein 1-like, producing MVLCSAQPPGGPQHGTALLPLAASGGQPLPLPALPRGFPLLLKQKSLFSSSSFTEPHSPPPAFLNAAAAHSSSHRRRSCARIISGGQSRGRRYRGAGTTGARPGAHPARSGAATSPPGCSSTGRAGGLRGACGRQPPALGGERRVGAVLPLTSCDRNQPGAQQPPGGTPGTGPRPLDPAAPHGAKRRAPSTAWGTTAETPGAPRGVPGTPARGGRHRRRPQSPEPRGGRTADPNQPSCPHRAPAGTRAPPQAAAHLPPPEPEVAGGTGRGGASRGGAARGRQGAARGRERRGRGEEPEGADREPPGHPLRDTPPGTPRPGHPPVPGLAASLGAASPGSASPGSAPGTRSRYTLPLPRWVQAPRHTAPVQPLR